The Citrus sinensis cultivar Valencia sweet orange chromosome 4, DVS_A1.0, whole genome shotgun sequence DNA segment ACTTGTTAACTATTTTGTTACTTAGGCTATGAGGTGTGCTAGAGAAGAGGTGTGCTAGAGAAGAAAATAGcacaacatatatataaaaagaatcCTCCCACGTTACAGTTGTTGTAACTTACATCCCATtcaaaaatacttaaaaagttGTAACAGGTGGTGGGACCCACATGATTTTTGTATGGGGTGCAAGTTACAGCACCAGTTATAACATGTCAAGGTAGTACACTTCTCCTGCACAATTTATAGCCGAAGAGAAGCCCAAGGCTAAGTTGGATGATTAAATACACATAACCAATAACCATAATTTCTAATCATACTTTAATAAGAAAGACGGTAAAATGTTACAGGGGAGATCTTGAATCCAGAGACAAGTGTGTTTATGTTGTTTTCAGTTTGCTCAGGGGAGAAGAACTTACAAAATGGTGGCACTGTTATGAAGTAGGAGGCTGATCAGAATACCAAACACTGTTCAGAGTAATAAACTGATAATGCCGGCAGAAAATCAGATATTTTCCCCCTTCCTCAGCCCTTTTTTCTGTAACCACCTGCAGCAGATGCTCTGCGGCTTGTGCCCCAACTTCCAGTTTGGTAAAACTGATACATCATTTTTAACACCTGCAATAGCAGATGTGTTCATGTTGAAGTGGCATGTTATTTAGATAGCATAGAAACTAGAAAGTCTACATTCATAACCCACGTTGCTTTACCACTAACTGCTGCAAGTGTTCTTCAGTCAGCATAAAGATCACTGCTTGGGTAAAATTGACTCGTTCCCTCAGATGTTATGACTTCATAATTGGTACACCTGCTGCATCAGAAGTAATGTTTACGTTAAATTGACGTGTTTCACCAGACATGTTATTTTCATGGaatattatatgaaattatgttTTTCAGTTCCAAGTGTAGTCAATTATGTGTGTCAACCGCacattgaaataattttaaacatcAGGACTACTGAAGCCTCAAGTACAAAACAAATGCCAAATTTGGTTATAAATATGTTTGTTGTGGtacaataaaaaccacattaGGGTTGAAATCAAAAAATCACATTGCAATTAAGCATCAATATATTCACCTGGACCTCGTCACTTGGGCATTTACAATTTCTTCATTACAGCTTCAATTTTCTCAGCAGCATCGTACATATGTTTCTGCTTGACTTCATCCAATATCAAGCGGCATGTCTGGTACCTAGGTGTTATGTCATGACCAATCATTTCCTTAAACAGGAGGTAGGCCCACTCACATTTGTTTGCTCTACAAAGCCCGTGAATCACAAGTGTGTATGTTGTGATATCAAGGCTCAGATGATGCTTATTAACCATGTCATCCAATAACTGACTCAAGCACTCATCCGTTTTTCCAGTTTTAAAGCATGATTTGAGCAATGGGTGGAATGTCTGAACATTAGGCTTACAATGTTCTAACTTGTTCATCTCCTCAAGGACATGAAAGGCCTTCTCATGGTGACCGTGATGAGAAAACATTGTGATCATCGTATTAAAGGTCGAAGTATCAGGGGCAACACCATTCTCTGGCATCTCCACCTGATAAACATAAACTGCCTCTTGGACTCTGCTAGCTCGCCCTAGGGTATAAATCAAGCAATTGAAAAAACGTGAATCAGGTTTAGATCcaacaattttcattttctcagtTATTCGTATAGCTTCTTCAAAATCCCCTGACTTTGCCAGATAAGACATGACAGTGGTGTAAGTAACAACATTTGGAGGGCAACCTTGAGCCTGCATTTCATCAAGAAGCTCATAGACCTTGCTGAAGTTGTACTGGCGACAATAAGACTGAATGATTGTAGAGTAGCTAATTACACAAGGATGACAACCATGTCCTTTCATCTCCTGAATTGTCCATTGAGCCTCATCAACCCGATTGATTTTGCACCAACCATGGATGAAAATGTTAAATGTGTGAGCATTTGGTGGAATGCACGATTTTAACTCCAAGAAAACTGAACGGGCCAGCTCAACTTTGCCCTCTTTGCAAAGAGTGTCGAGCAGCAAATTCATGGTTTCTGTGTTCTTCTCCAACCCAAAAGTTCCTAACTCATCAAATGTTCTTACAGCATCCTCCCATTGACCAGCACCAGAAAACCTTCTCATAACCTTAGCAACGGTGTTTAGTGTGACAATATGACCCTTGCTCATTTCCTCCAACAATGCTCTCATCTGATCCATTTGTCTCACCTTCCCCAATATGTCCACCATCATTTCATATATCTCCGATGAATGTTCATATCCCGGGCATGACCCGGCCCATCTAAAAATGCCCAACGCAGATTTCCAATCATCCTTGAACCGGTGGATCAACTTATTAACAAGGTAGTGAGAAGGCTGTATAGCATTACACACATGATCTTGCTTCAGAGACTGAAAAACCTCATCTTCGCTGCTTCCAACATGAACTTTGGAAATAATAACATCAATGTCAGGCAGCCTTGGTGAGTCTACACATAGGACTTGATGGTGATCCAATCTAGCGCCATCAGAGCAATAAGATTCAATTGGGGAAGAAGAAACTACATGAGAGCAATTCTCGGAGGAAGAATGGAAACGGATACGAGATGTTAATGGATTTAGGGGAATCCGTGCCTGCTTAAGGTATTTCTGGAGATGGCAGATCATGTATAATAAACAAGGATATGAATTTGAGATGGATTATTATCACTCCTGCATTTccagtggaaaaaaaaaaacaattgtaacttgagtttaaaaaaaaatgcattatttcaggaaaaagaaaaggaaaaacctAGAATTTTCCAAGAAAGGGcgtgaaattaattatgattcaatggatttcatgtttagattaaattattaaatcctATTTAGTGGTTGCTTTTACAAAAGCATTTAAAAAGCTCTATTATCACATCACATTGTACTGTTTTCAACTCATAAACTACGTAAGGAGCCAATTTGGGGATGTTATCTAAACgaatttcaattgaattccattattttgaagaaaaaaagccAAATGAATCAATTCTATTATCGACCCTAAAACAACACAATGCAGCTCACTCTGAGACTGAAATACTGACTATATCTTTCCCAAGAACCAAAAAAACAAGTAGAAAAGAAAGCTACTGATCATCATTTTTGTGGGAAATATAAATGGACAACAGAATCAAGGGAGAGAGATGAGCTACCTTGGTGAGGATCAGTGAGAGAGAGCGAGCGATAGAGATGCCGGAGAAGGACTGATGAGTACAAGATAGAGCTTGAGACTTAATTGAAAGGATTTTAGAGGTTTTTAAGCTCAGCTGCTACGTGCAACTTTCCAATGGGTTTAGTGTGCATTGTATTGTGTCGCGGGATGAGTATGTTCGAGCGGCCCTTGACAATTGGCACGTTCTTTTCATGGCTCAAAgttataaaagtttttattgttatttattttttaaaataatttttttaaagattatataaattatcttatttctattaataaaagtttaaattcttaatttttaaaagtagagattgaaattttttaaatattaaaatatttaaaatattctctaCTTATTTAACAGtcttatttcattcttttcataatataactttaaaaaatttatttataaaagtaattttataatttttaataaaaactctcatTAACaactaaataactaaaatattttgggtaaaaactctacttataaaactctactaataaaatacttaaataaactctatttaaaaagttatacgAAGTCTTAagaattgtttgttttttgtctgaagtttaaatgataataataggTAAATTTGGCAAtgttataatgaaaaataaaagaaatattaagttaatttaccaagaaagaataaaaaaattaaaagaaagcaaaattaGTTTAGTTTCTAATACTTGTtgcagtaaaaagaaaataattaattaaagataattttataatttttgagaactaatgaattaaaataataagttattatatgatgattattgattaaaaaagtgAGTGTTGAAGAAAATTAGTAGGTTCGCTAGCCCCACctcatataattttaaaggaCTGAGATTCTCTCGTGATCTGAGCACTATTGATCTTTTACAGATATTGTGCCACctttattttagtattaatgtataattaaaatttaaatactttttctttttaatttgttaaccACCAATCATATTAATAACACTTACTCAAATGAAGATCAGATCAGGAGAGGATCCTGATCcaattttaaacaataattgGCCTCTTCGAGAAATGTCATTATACTCCCTGCAATATTTTGGaaatattaatgcaaaatTACTAATGCCACATCAGACttgcaattattattattggatgatgaattctgataatttctaaaattattattttaccatcTTTAAATGATTgtggttgatttttttttttttttgaatggaaagtaccttcatttcaccttaaagaagaaagcaaGTACAACAAGTAGGGAGGGTATGAACCCAACCAAATAATCGTTTCGAGCTTCTCTAGAGCTAATTTAGCTAAAGAGTGGGCTATTGCATTACAAGATCTATGAGTATATTGGACACAAACTGAGCTAAAGCTCTTCAAAACTCTCTGCACCTCTGAAATGGTCCAGAAGATCTCGGATCTGCAGCCTCGACTATTGTTAACT contains these protein-coding regions:
- the LOC102616033 gene encoding pentatricopeptide repeat-containing protein At3g04130, mitochondrial; translated protein: MICHLQKYLKQARIPLNPLTSRIRFHSSSENCSHVVSSSPIESYCSDGARLDHHQVLCVDSPRLPDIDVIISKVHVGSSEDEVFQSLKQDHVCNAIQPSHYLVNKLIHRFKDDWKSALGIFRWAGSCPGYEHSSEIYEMMVDILGKVRQMDQMRALLEEMSKGHIVTLNTVAKVMRRFSGAGQWEDAVRTFDELGTFGLEKNTETMNLLLDTLCKEGKVELARSVFLELKSCIPPNAHTFNIFIHGWCKINRVDEAQWTIQEMKGHGCHPCVISYSTIIQSYCRQYNFSKVYELLDEMQAQGCPPNVVTYTTVMSYLAKSGDFEEAIRITEKMKIVGSKPDSRFFNCLIYTLGRASRVQEAVYVYQVEMPENGVAPDTSTFNTMITMFSHHGHHEKAFHVLEEMNKLEHCKPNVQTFHPLLKSCFKTGKTDECLSQLLDDMVNKHHLSLDITTYTLVIHGLCRANKCEWAYLLFKEMIGHDITPRYQTCRLILDEVKQKHMYDAAEKIEAVMKKL